The sequence agcacagggcctgccTCAGAGTAGATGCTCAGAAAATTTTGGTTGCGTGAGTAAAAGACCAACACAATGCCTCATACATGGGATGTACTCCATAAACGCttatttccttccccttttctgcAGGGATGCTAAATTTAAAGCATTATCGCAGGGTAGTAATGGCCCACAAGTCCTACACTCGTGGATCTGCCACAGCCTCCAAGAGGGTTTTGAGATGCCACTCCAGGAGCCAGTCAGTGCAGCTCAAACAGGATGGTATTTGACAGGGACGTGTGTGGGTAGCTTCTATCCAAAGGATCTCTACTCTAATATTCTTTACCTCCTGGCCTCAAGGAGCAGGTGTGCCCCAAAATGGTGCTGATATAACTGGCTTCTGTACACATCCCCTCTGTTCACCAAGAGGAAGTAACATATGGTATATTGTCTAACGGGCTCTGAAAATTCTTGAGCAAAGATACAGAAGATGGAATTTCAATCCAGGGGTGATCTAATGAACTTGCCCAGTGTTGCTGTGTCTAAATTCTTTCTGTATATAATACTGGGCGACTGGCAATTCTCTGATCCAGGCAGCCCTCTGCAGGGGCTGCTGGACAGAACAGGCACCTTTACCAGACTGCCTTTTGTTAATACCTGGCAATAACCCACCTGGTATTAGCACCCCTACCCAAGGACAATAGTCAGGCAAGGTGGGCACAAGGCCCACATCTCTACTGGGAGATGCCTCAGAGGCTGGGTCTGAAGTGCTGGAATCCTGTCCCTCCTGTAATCAGCTGAACAAATATTTGCCCCCAAAGAGAATCAAAGCAGGAGGGAATAGGCGAGGTCATCACACAAACCAACAGGAACTATTTAATCATTTATCCCCCCAGGGAGTTCATTTACAGAACGGCTTTCAAGTCCGGTCAGCCTTAGCTCGAGAGCTCTCCACctttacctcccccaaccccaccccagtcATCTGACCTCCACTGACTTGACCCCTTTGTATTTTACAAGAACTGGCAGCAGGAATAGTTAATGGAGttgcaaagaaatgggaaaaaagacagggGGAAGGGCCAACTAGGCGGTGTCTGGCTCGGAGGTAAACTGAAGTGCCACGCCCTAGGCCCGCCTATGGATAATTTGCATTCTTGACATTCCTGAGTCCGTGGTGCAAGGACCCTTCCATCTTGGCTCCTTCAACAGATGACTTATTTTGCCCAGTCTGCTCAATTTTCTGGGTGTGCTGAGGGGACCGAATACGTCTCATAAACCCTGCATCTCCTCTAGGCAGGGAGATCAGCAAGGCAATTAGGACTGAGTTCATTGTAGAAGAGCAAAAACTGTCTACAATGACCACTGGTAAAGAACTCTCATCACTATCTGCTCCTAAGTTGGTGATGGGCgagagaattctctctccctgggaaAGGAATGGGGGCGCGGCGTGACTCCTGCGTCTGGAACCAATAACAACTACTACAGAAACTTGCTGTTTCTGTAGTCAGTTGCTCGCATTAGCTCCCAGATTTACAATGTTCTGCAAGGCAAAGAGGGCTTGCCAccttttttttgcggggggggggggggtgaggctCAGGGTAAACCggcctgtccaaggtcacacagctggttggATGACAGGGCTGGCACTCACACCTCTATCGCTTGTTTCTGAAGTCTGTTGCTGAATCTCCATATTCCAAAGAGCCCAACAGACCAGGTTCTTGCTTTGCCAGCCAACAGTGCTCCCTGAAGAGGCCCTAGGGCCCTGGCCAGAAAGCAACAGGCAGAACAGCTGGAGCTCCCCAACCGACCCCAGGCAGTGAGGTGCAAAGTCCCCAGGCTTAATGCGTGACACAGCAAGAGCTCCACAAACAGGCCAACTGTGCAGAAAATTGCACCTTTAGAGCAAACGAACAGGGGGGTGCAGCACAAACACAACTGGCCCACTGGCACAGCTTACACTGCCCTAAAATCTGACAACCCTCAGCCATCCAAGCCAGAGGGAACTTCTGCCTGGCCGTACCCTGTTCTGAGATGAGAGGAACATGTATGCAAACTCTGAAATAAAGGGAACTTGATTTGTGGGAGGGAAGCCCACGACAAGACTGACATCCCCGGGGGAGTAAGAATGGAGGGGCTCAGAGGCATTACACTCATCAGCCCTTTCTGTGGTGAGCCATTTTGTCAGGGTGAGGGGGAGCCCTGGAATAACTTTCCACTTGCAAAGATTTGGGCCCAAATGAACACACAGGCTGTGTTTTCCTCGAGTGAGAAACTGGAACACAAGTATGAAAGAGTAGGGTCATGAGGGTGACCAGAATGAAAGATGCCTGGTCCTTCAAGAACTAGGTCATCTGTGTTTGAGAACAGTTAACCTCTTGTGGTGCAATGAGGCTGGTCACATCTCCTTAACAAACAGTCTCCAATAACCACCCAGCACAACAGAAAGAGATATGGGGGAGAGGCTGTTTGACATCTCCCGGATGGGAGGCCAAGAGAAAGGTACACACAAGGGGCGTGGTCCTTACCCAGCCGCCGTTCTCCTGGATCCAAGGCTCTAGGTGGTCGTTCAGGTAAGTGGCCATCCAAGTTGCGATCCGACTCACCAATGCCTGCATCTCCTTGTCTACGCTCTCCACACACAGAGCCCCACCGAAGGAGAAAAAGGCCACAATGCGACCCCAGTTCACCCCATCCCGGAAGAGTTCGTTCACCACCTGCTCAAAGCTCTGATACGCTGTCCCTGGGGTGATGTGAAGCTGAGATGTCAGGTCGCTGAATGCCCGCCGGTACCTCAGTTCAAACTCATCCCCAGCCTCCCTCAGCGCTTGCTTTACCGCTGCCATGGGGATCACCTCCCGGGCATCCAAGCTGCTGCTGTGGCCAGTGGCTCCATTCACCGCAGGGCTGTCCGCCAAGTGCCAGGATGGGTTGCCATTGATGGCACTGGGGGTCTCCATCTCTGATTCAGTCCCTTCTGGGGCCTCAGTTCTGTTCTCTTCTGCATCACTAAACTGACTCCAGCTGTATCCTTTCTGGGAAAGCTTGTAGGAGAGAAAGTCAACCACCAGCTCCCGGTTGCTCTGAGACATCTTTATAATAGGGATGGGCTCCACCAGTCCATTGTCCAAAACACCTGCTCACTCACTGAGTCTGGTCTCTGCTTAGTGCTTCTCTTCTGAGATCCGAAGCCAAGATAGGGTTCTGATGGGAGAGAAAGagcttcaggggaaaaaaaaaattaatatgcgTGCCCTTTACCCTACAATATCCTATTCCCCTTTCAGATACCAGAACTGGTTTCTTTGTAGCTCTTAGGAAGGTCTGGGTCTAGCTTCCAAAAGACTTCAATGAAGTCAAATTGAAAGCACCCGTGGGCTGTTTCTGAATCACTAtaccggctttttttttttttcaccccaaCCACCCCCTTTTCTCCGAAATGCTTTCCTCAGAAAGTCACCCCCACGGGTaatctgcccctccacccccacctccgcaCCACCTACATTCAAATCCGTCTCAGGCAGCCGCAGGCAGGTGCAACCCCCGGAAGATCTTTTGTAACATAGGTCGGGAGAAGAGGTGGCAGCCGGGATGCCGGCAAGTCAGCCGGCCTCACGGcggctggcaaaaaaaaaaaggagctccGGCTGGAAGGATCATGCGACCCGCCAGGCTGGGAGCCCAGAAGGCGACACAGGAATTACGAAGCTCAGGAACCGGCCCCCTCgcttgcttcctcctccatcGCCTGGATCGAGGGCGGCCACTCGGCAGCGGCCTCCAGCCACCCGGGAGCCCAGCCCCCTCGCTCTTGCACGCCCCTTGGCTCTCCGCCTCCTGCTGGGAGCCAGAAGAACTCTCCCGGAGGTGGCTGGTTGTGgggtttaggtttttttttgttgttgtttctatttaaGTACCAGCTCAGGGTAAGGCTTCCGAAACCCTGAAGGGACTTCTCAATGGGGCTCAAGGTTtcgagaagggacagagggagggggaaactgCCTCGGATCTGCGGTCTGACTTCGGAAAGGCCATCCCGGGGCCTTTCCGGGAGGCTGACGGCCGGGGACCCCCCAGAAACACCGCTGATTTTCTTTGACTTCCCCAACGGCCCTGGACgtggcggtggtggggggggatTGCCGGGTCCTCCATTCCCCGCACGGACACAATGGCCGCCGGCGCCCTGCACAAAGACGGGGTGAGGGTGAGGCGCCGGGCCTCTCCTCGGGTCAGGGAGAGGGACTGAGGCCTGTTcgagcctcccccccaccccgccacccacAACAGCTGAGACCACGTTTTCCTGAGGACAGGCCCAAGGCGGCTTCCTGGCGCCCCcgggagggcttgggggccaggggCGGCACCTCTCCGGAGCCCGGAGCGGGTGGGCTGCGGCCTGGCGGCTTCTCCCGCGCGCTAGGCCGGGTACCCGCCGGGCCACCGCCCCGTTGCCAGGCAACCGCTCTCCCTCAGGGGCGCCCCCTAGTCCTTTCAGGGAGGAGGGGTCTCGCCCCCGGCGGCCCGCCCCGGCGTGGCCAATCAGCGAGCCCAGTCGGCATAGAAGCGGGACGGCGAGGGCTCCCATTGGGCGTAGCGCCTGCCACGCACAGGGGAGGCGGCGCTCTCACCTGCGAGCCCCGCGAGCCGTGGGGGGCCACATCCCCCCTTCATCGGCCAGGTCGTTTCCAGACGCGAGGGCTCTTCGTGGCCAAGTTCCGCGCCACGGACCCGGGCCGGCCTACCTGGCTGACGGCTCGCGCTGTCTCTTCCGAACGAgccggcctcagtttcccctgaaGAGACCGGGGGAACTTGCAAGCTCAGTCACTTCCGGTGCCGCGGCAGCGCGCGCGAGCCCGAGACGCAAAGGGAGTGCGCGCCTTGAGGACTGGCGTCAAGACCTAGGAGAGAGCGCCCCCTTGCGGCAGATCTGGGGACTCTGGagacgcaaaaaaaaaaaagcaacgtTTATATTCATTTTCCCATGAGTTCGTTCATTTAATCAGTCAACTTCATCCATCTGTGAGTTTATATATCTAAAAAGCGTCGCGTTGTAGCTAAGAATCTTGTGTCTTGGATGCCAACTCTGTCAGTTGGTCAAGTTCCTCAACGGCTTGGTGCCTCAATTTTCCTTAACCAATCTCCCTCATTCAGTTATTGCGAGGACTGAAAGAGTTGTTATTTATGAAATTTGTAGCACAGTGTGTGGTCCATACTTTATGTTGCATAAATCtatcccacaaatatttattatttgggttGCTAAAGATAGAAACAAGACAAGACATGGCCCCTGCTTTTATGGAGACAAACCCTTGAGCTGGAGAAAGACAGTAAACAACTAAGAAGATACACAAGGTAATTTCAAATAATGGCTAGTGCTATGAAAGGAGTGAGTCAGGGTATTGTCATAAAGAGAGTGAAGGGAGGTACTTCTTTAGACTGGGTGATCAGGGATGTAAAcctgccctgcctgcccagcAAGGTGGGGGggcatttattcaacaaattgtATATGTAGGATGGCCAGGGATGGCCTCTTTGAAGAGATGACACAGAATCCAAGacgggaaataaaagaaaatgctgacCCATGGTAAGAATCTAGAGAACAGCAACTTAGGAAGAAGGAACAGTTTATGCAGAATATCCCGAGGCGGGAAGATCTTGGCATTTTCCAGAAACTGAAGGAGAAGCAAGTTGACTGGAAGGTAGTGAGGGAGAGGAAATGTGGCATGGGAGGAGGTTAGAAAGTCAACTATGGAAGTGAGTTAGACTTGATCCTAAACACTGAGGGGTGTTTTATGTTcatttaattgattaaaaatagGTATACACAAACACCGaaaattacaaatatgtaaaGAGCACAGAATGAAAAAGTTAAatcttcctcccacccctgctttcCCTACAGCATTCATCACTTTCTTCTGAGGTCTTCAGAGATGGCTGGTGTATTCACAGGCTAATTACgtggacagattttttttatacAAATGATAGCTTGCTGAAAACACTTCTACATCTTGCTTATTTGACTGAGCTCCACATTTTCGGTCtgcctcagtttttaaaattaacacacaGCTTATAAAGACATGCCATATAATTTCCTtgcctaatattttatttgtgaacACTTAGGTGGTTTCCATTTCTTATTACACGTAATGCTATAACTTGTCCATTTGTTATTTTGCATACATGGGAGTTTATCTGTTAGGTAAATTCCTGGAAGTAGAATACCAATAAATGAGTATATGaacttgattttgttttgttttaatggataTTGGCAAAGTACTCTCCCTAGCAATAGTTCCACTTTGCCTTCCCATCAGAAAAGTATGAGAGTGCTTCTTTCCTTACATCCTGAACTGCATGTGTTATCAAACCTTATTTTCCTTGCCAATCAGATGGATAAAAACCAAGaggcacttttatttttcatttctttttattaagagaGAAGTCAAGCAATTTTTTGAATTTATGAGACTTTTAGTGGGAGTGGGGCTCTCGTTCTTtatcaggctccccgccaagcaggagctggacacagggctggatcccaggatgcagggctcgatctcaggaggctgtgatcatgacctaagccaaaaggcagacacatttaatgactgagccacccaggtgctcctggggaGGGAGGCCGGTTCTAGTTCTGGTGAATTCTCTGTTCACTTCATTTGCccttttttcagttcttctttccATTGAGCTTTTGCTTGTTGATTTAtaggaatttttatctttttctaaacctaagatgtaaatatttttccagtttatcATTTATTACTATgaacaaacttttattttatttttttaatttctttttttttttaagattttatttatttgtcagagagagagagggagagagagtgagcacaggcagacagaatggcaggcagaggcagagggagaagcaggctccctgccaagcaaggagcctgacgcggaactcgatcccagaacactgggatcatgacctgagctgaaggcagctgcccaaccaaccgagccacccaggcatccccaaacttttatttttaatatatctgaatttatcagtcttttcctttgtggtttccAGGTTCTATGTCATTCTTATGAAAACCAACTcaatattagaaaacaaattctctattttcttctggtttttacAGGACTTCATATTTTACACTTCAATTTTGTGCCATCATAAGGTCACTTTGGTGTAAGGCAGGAATCTacaattttttcccaaataaccACCCAGTTATCCTAATATTATCTTTTCCCAACTCCCGTTTGAAATGTCTCTATTATCATAATCTTCATTCCCAAGTGTATTGGGACCGATTTCTGAACTTTCTATTATGTTCcaaggaagagattaaaaaaaaaaaaatttttatttatctatttgacagagagtgagagagcacaagcagggggagcagccgaggaagaaggagatgcaggctccccactgagcagggagcctgatgtggggctccatcccaggaccctaggattataacgtaagccaaaggcagatgcttagccaactgagccacgcaggcaccccccaCCAATGGAAGAGTTTTAAACCAGGGCAGGATGTGATGATTTGTGTGAATCTGTGAAACCTCTGGCGTCAAAATTATTTCAATGTGAAAATTATCATTATGGAAGTCTATGATGTGCTCTGGGGGCCCAGCAGAGGGTAGATCATCCCTGCCCAAAGACATAAGCTTTATTGAACTGGTCCTTAAAAGGAGAATAGAATTTTGCCTGGAAGAGAAGGGAGGTAAGGGGCATTTTAGGTGGAGGGTGCTGCCTGAGCAAAGGCATGGGGGTCTAACGTGAGAGTCCATGGTGTTTCCTAGAAATAAATTGGGAAGACTGAGAGGAGAGAAGTGGTAGTGGAGACTGAATGTGTACCTGCATGTGCCTGACATTGCATGGACACCAAagaagccagccaggtgtcttGAACAGAAAGGACGTGAAGAGATTTGTATTTTGGAGAGATGGAAAGAGTCTTGGGAAGGGAACTTTGCAATATTTACCAAAAGCCTTAAACAATGGTCTGGAAAGATCATTGAGAAATGATCTTTGATTCCATGCATCCAAAGATTTATCCTCAGAGATGTCTGTGCAAGGTTATTTataacacaggaaagaaaattaaaaattaagaaggtCAATAAATAGGGTGACGGTTTACATGGGCTAAATTCTCACATTAAAATTgtaattgaggggcgcctgggtggctcagtgggttaagccgctgccttcggctcaggtcatgatctcagggtcctgggatcgagtcccgcgttgggctctctgctcagcagggagcctgcttccttctctctctctctctgcctgcctctcagtgtacttgtaatttctctctgtcaaataaataaataaaatctttaaaaaaaaataaaaaaaaataaaattgtaattgaGTAATATTTAATGAAGTGGAAAGATGCTCCAAgcataacactttaaaaaaacaacaaattgcAAAACTATACTGAGAATTACGATTTATAAAGAATGCacatcacacacaaaatataGTAGAAGGAATTCTACCAGAATGCAAAAAGGTAGTTATTGTTGGGTAGTCAAATTAtgggtgattttcttttcttttttgtacttt comes from Mustela nigripes isolate SB6536 chromosome 7, MUSNIG.SB6536, whole genome shotgun sequence and encodes:
- the BCL2L1 gene encoding bcl-2-like protein 1 isoform X2; protein product: MSQSNRELVVDFLSYKLSQKGYSWSQFSDAEENRTEAPEGTESEMETPSAINGNPSWHLADSPAVNGATGHSSSLDAREVIPMAAVKQALREAGDEFELRYRRAFSDLTSQLHITPGTAYQSFEQVVNELFRDGVNWGRIVAFFSFGGALCVESVDKEMQALVSRIATWMATYLNDHLEPWIQENGGWVRTGLFYPEFLAHGLRLGKGSASICSVNMKGYY
- the BCL2L1 gene encoding bcl-2-like protein 1 isoform X1 is translated as MSQSNRELVVDFLSYKLSQKGYSWSQFSDAEENRTEAPEGTESEMETPSAINGNPSWHLADSPAVNGATGHSSSLDAREVIPMAAVKQALREAGDEFELRYRRAFSDLTSQLHITPGTAYQSFEQVVNELFRDGVNWGRIVAFFSFGGALCVESVDKEMQALVSRIATWMATYLNDHLEPWIQENGGWDTFVELYGNNAAAESRKGQERFNRWFLTGMTVAGVVLLGSLFSRK